Part of the Brassica oleracea var. oleracea cultivar TO1000 chromosome C8, BOL, whole genome shotgun sequence genome is shown below.
TACAGTCTGGTTTGGTTGTTGGAAAGATATTAAAATGATTTGCTATGTAATGTAGGTATAATAAATTATTTTAGTTTATTTTTGAAGAAAAGTCCCAAAAGCTAGGATGATAATAACTTCAACGTTCTTATACAGTTGGAGATGGATACGGATGACATGTCAAGCCCGACAGGAAAATACATGCACATGTCGTCCTTGTAACCCGTTACACTCAAACATATTCTCTATGGTAAACTTTGCACTCAAACATCGTTAAAGACGCAATATCTTTCGTCTTTCTTGTATTACTCTTCATCATTTTCTTCTCCTCTTCTTCCTGTCCTCTTTGCAGACATGGCGATCTGGTTTGCTAGATCAAGAAACATCGTTTTTAGCTTGAGACATAATCTGAATTTGCCGGGGATTCTCATCAAACGTGATTACTCTCCTCGTCCCGCTTTTACAAACTCTCAGTTATCTTCGAAATCATCAGTGTTTTTGGATTCCTTCACGAGCCTACGTCACGAGTCTACGGCAGTGGAGAAACAACTTGACTTGGTTCAGCGAAGTGATGAGGAAAACCCTGATCAGGTATATATCACGTTAAAATGTTTATACTATAGTTTCCATGTGCATGATTGATTATACATAATTAAAAACTTTGGATCTAGTTCATAAAAACAAAAGTCAGTTGTACAAATAAATTTATCAAGAATATAGTTAGTTCTCAAGGAGACTTGTTAGTTTTCTTTGGATTTAGTAGATAGAACTCGGTTTTAAGGTGCTTAATCCGGTTTAGTTCTTGATTCATTACATATAAAAAAAAACTAAATTAAAACCAATTCTAGGTGAAAATAGTTGCCATCCTAACTGAAACTTTATATTTATTAGTATCAAAGATTTGTAGTTTTGTACATAAGAAAATCATACACACAACAAGAAGAGGACCACAAGTCACGCGTATGAACAGTTGAATACCAATCTTAGTACTATGTGGGTCGCACACTTGATCATTTAGTTATTAATTTTACTCAAATAAGTCTCAGAATCACAGTGCTGACACTATTTTCCAGTATGACCCCTTGTTCTTTTCAAACTTTACACATATGCCTCAATAGTTTTAGCTCTTTAAAACTGTATTTGAAAAATTATAGGAATTGGATTTTCCGGGAGGCAAACTCGGTTCTACATCTAAGATGAAATTCATCCCTGAATCATCTCCTCTAAGAGTTCCTTGTTATCGAGTTCTTGACGAAGACGGAAGAATCATCCCCGATAGCGATTATATCCCGGTACATTTGTTGAGAATGTACATAACTAGAGTCGGTTTAGTTTGGTTTAGTGTTAACCGATAATTTATTTTCTAAGGTGAGCGAGAAACTCGCGGTTAGAATGTATGAACACATGGCGACGCTTCAAGTGATGGACCACATCTTCTACGAAGCTCAACGTCAAGGAAGAATATCCTTCTTCATCACTACCGTCGGAGAAGAAGCCATTAACATCGCTTCCGCCGCCGCTCTCAGTCCAGATGACGTCGTTTTACCTCAGTACCGAGAGCCTGGAGTGCTTCTATGGCGCGGCTTCACGTTGCAAGAGTTTGCGAACCAGTGCTTTGGTAACAAAGCTGATCACGGCAAAGGCAGACAAATGCCGGTACATTACGGCTCTAACCGACACAACCACTTCACTGTCTCCTCGCCCATCGCGTAAGAAGTCAATCTTTGATTCTTGTTTTTTCTTATGTAGGACTTTGCTGACTATGTTATTTTAATACAGAACACAGCTTCCTCAAGCTGCTGGAGTTGGCTATTCTTTGAAAATGGAGAAGAAGAATGCTTGTGCAGTAACATTCATCGGAGATGGCGGCACTAGCGAGGTTGGTTTCGATTACACACACACAAACATTTCAAGAACTAAAAAAAAAAACATTTCAATAACTAATTTTTTAATAGTTTTTATGTCAAATATCCAAAATTACACCTTCTTAGAGTTTATCACAAAACTAGCCCTCAGTAATAAAAAATTCTAAAATAACACATATTTGTTTAAAAAATAATAATAAATTATTCTAACTCTTAAACTTTAATCATACATCTATTCCCCCAAATATTAAACCATAAACCCTAATCATTAAACTCTAAACCCAAATACTAAAATATGAAATATTTATATTTAGATTTTTAATAAATATTATTTTAGATTTTTTTATAAAAGCATGATCTATTGGCTATTGCTATTTGAGGGTAATCTTTTAGTTTTGTATGATTATTTGTGGATAGGGAGATTTCCACGCCGGATTGAATTTTGCGGCGGTGATGGAAGCTCCGGTGGTTTTTATATGTCGGAACAACGGTTGGGCTATCAGCACTCATATCTCAGANNNNNNNNNNNNNNNNNNNNNNNNNNNNNNNNNNNNNNNNNNNNNNNNNNNNNNNNNNNNNNNNNNNNNNNNNNNNNNNNNNNNNNNNNNNNNNNNNNNNCCAACGATTTGAGGAAGTATTTACTTGGATATGACTCACCAAGAAACTAAGAACAAGTTCTAAATGAAGAACAAAGAGTTTAACTCAAAATCTTTAGACAAAATCGACTTCTGATTTATTAAAATGAAAGAGTTTCATACTTATAGAGTTTTGTAGATCTAGGAATTAAATAGAAAACTAGATCTAGATCTAGATCTAGTCACTACACGGAAATAAAGAGATAAGCTAGTCAAAGTGACCATTTGGCTTCTGTCCAGATGCATCCGAACCGACTAAGTCCAAAGCAGTAAGGATCAGCACATAGGCGGGACGATCAGCAAGGGCNNNNNNNNNNNNNNNNNNNNNNNNNNNNNNNNNNNNNNNNNNNNNNNNNNNNNNNNNNNNNNNNNNNNNNNNNNNNNNNNNNNNNNNNNNNNNNNNNNNNNNNNNNNNNNNNNNNNNNNNNNNNNNNNNNNNNNNNNNNNNNNNNNNNNNNNNNNNNNNNNNNNNNNNNNNNNNNNNGAGAAGTCTCGATCATTTTGTGAAACCTCATGATCCAAGTCAAGTCTGACATGATCTTTCTCAAGTCTCGCATGATCTTTCTCAAGTCTGGCATGATCAAGGTCAAGTCTGGCATGATCCATCTCAAGTCTGGCATGATCTTTCTCAAGTCTGGCATGATCTTTCTCAAGTCTGGCATGATCTTTCTCAAGTCTGGCATGATCTTTCTCAAGTCTGGCATGATCTTTCTCAAGTCTGGCATGATCTTTCTCAAGTCTGGCATGATCTTTCTCAAGTCTGGCATGATCTTTCTCAAGTCTGGCATGATCTTTCTCAAGTCTGGCATGATCTTTCTCAAGTCTGGCATGATCTTTCTCAAGTCTGGCATGATCTTTCTCAAGTCTGGCATGATCTTTCGTTGTTTTCGGTTTAAAAACCCTACTTCCTCTGAAAAGCCTCGGAATATTCCGATGAAATTCCGAGGAACACTTGGATTTCCTCGGAATATTTCGAGGCTTTTCCGAGGAAACAGAAACCCTAAAAGAAAAGCCCTAAATCGTCGAAAAAGTCTCGGACTATTCCGAGGAAATCCCGAGGAAATCCCTAAATCCTATTATCCCTCGGAATTTCCTCGGTATTCTTATATTAAAAAAAAAAGGCAACGCTACTCTGTTTTCGAGTCATCATCACCAGATGAATCTGAATCTGGATCTTGGTTCAGGATCATTTTTACCCTCAAAAGGTGGAATTTTTAGTTTCGGTCCACTTAAGCTATCATTAGTACGTTCATTTCTAGCAAAGGGATTGACATCACCTGGATCTCGGGTTCTAGGACCTCTTCTTGGACGGTATGCTGATCTNNNNNNNNNNNNNNNNNNNNNNNNNNNNNNNNNNNNNNNNNNNNNNNNNNNNNNNNNNNNNNNNNNNNNNNNNNNNNNNNNNNNNNNNNNNNNNNNNNNNNNNNNNNNNNNNNNNNNNNNNNNNNNNNNNNNNNNNNNNNNNNNNNNNNNNNNNNNNNNNNNNNNNNNNNNNNNNNNNNNNNNNNNNNNNNNNNNNNNNNNNNNNNNNNNNNNNNNNNNNNNNNNNNNNNNNNNNNNNNNNNNNNNNNNNNNNNNNNNNTTTATCCTCACCCACACACGTGTTTCTCTCAGAATTTTGATGGTCACATAACAAGTTTTCACTCAAAGTTCTAAGAAGAACAAATCAAAGAAACTTCAATGGACAAAATCCAAGCAAACACAAGGGAATTTTAAAAGAGAGAAAGATAAGAGATTTTTTGCTTTGGGAATCCGTTTTAACCACCTCAAAGGCTGGATTTCTCCTAAGCCAGCAGGCTTTCTCTTCCACCACCAATCCCCAAATGAAAAAACTTTTCAATTTTTTTTTTTTTTTTTGTTNNNNNNNNNNNNNNNNNNNNNNNNNNNNNNNNNNNNNNNNNNNNNNNNNNNNNNNNNNNNNNNNNNNNNNNNNNNNNNNNNNNNNNNNNNNNNNNNNNNNNNNNNNNNNNNNNNNNNNNNNNNNNNNNNNNNNNNNNNNNNNNNNNNNNNNNNNNNNNNNNNNNNNNNNNNNNNNNNNNNNNNNNNNNNNNNNNNNNNNNNNNNNNNNNNNNNNNNNNNNNNNNNNNNNNNNNNNNNNNNNNNNNNNNNNNNNNNNNNNNNNNNNNNNNNNNNNNNNNNNNNNNNNNNNNNNNNNNNNNNNNNNNNNNNNNNNNNNNNNNNNNNNNNNNNNNNNNNNNNNNNNNNNNNNNNNNNNNNNNNNNNNNNNNNNNNNNNNNNNNNNNNNNNNNNNNNNNNNNNNNNNNNNNNNNNNNNNNNNNNNNNNNNNNNNNNNNNNNNNNNNNNNNNNNNNNNNNNNNNNNNNNNNNNNNNNNNNNNNNNNNNNNNNNNNNNNNNNNNNNNNNNNNNNNNNNNNNNNNNNNNNNNNNNNNNNNNNNNNNNNNNNNNNNNNNNNNNNNNNNNNNNNNNNNNNNNNNNNNNNNNNNNNNNNNNNNNNNNNNNNNNNNNNNNNNNNNNNNNNNNNNNNNNNNNNNNNNNNNNNNNNNNNNNNNNNNNNNNNNNNNNNNNNNNNNNNNNNNNNNNNNNNNNNNNNNNNNNNNNNNNNNNNNNNNNNNNNNNNNNNNNNNNNNNNNNNNNNNNNNNNNNNNNNNNNNNNNNNNNNNNNNNNNNNNNNNNNNNNNNNNNNNNNNNNNNNNNNNNNNNNNNNNNNNNNNNNNNNNNNNNNNNNNNNNNNNNNNNNNNNNNNNNNNNNNNNNNNNNNNNNNNNNNNNNNNNNNNNNNNNNNNNNNNNNNNNNNNNNNNNNNNNNNNNNNNNNNNNNNNNNNNNNNNNNNNNNNNNNNNNNNNNNNNNNNNNNNNNNNNNNNNNNNNNNNNNNNNNNNNNNNNNNNNNNNNNNNNNNNNNNNNNNNNNNNNNNNNNNNNNNNNNNNNNNNNNNNNNNNNNNNNNNNNNNNNNNNNNNNNNNNNNNNNNNNNNNNNNNNNNNNNNNNNNNNNNNNNNNNNNNNNNNNNNNNNNNNNNNNNNNNNNNNNNNNNNNNNNNNNNNNNNNNNNNNNNNNNNNNNNNNNNNNNNNNNNNNNNNNNNNNNNNNNNNNNNNNNNNNNNNNNNNNNNNNNNNNNNNNNNNNNNNNNNNNNNNNNNNNNNNNNNNNNNNNNNNNNNNNNNNNNNNNNNNNNNNNNNNNNNNNNNNNNNNNNNNNNNNNNNNNNNNNNNNNNNNNNNNNNNNNNNNNNNNNNNNNNNNNNNNNNNNNNNNNNNNNNNNNNNNNNNNNNNNNNNNNNNNNNNNNNNNNNNNNNNNNNNNNNNNNNNNNNNNNNNNNNNNNNNNNNNNNNNNNNNNNNNNNNNNNNNNNNNNNNNNNNNNNNNNNNNNNNNNNNNNNNNNNNNNNNNNNNNNNNNNNNNNNNNNNNNNNNNNNNNNNNNNNNNNNNNNNNNNNNNNNNNNNNNNNNNNNNNNNNNNNNNNNNNNNNNNNNNNNNNNNNNNNNNNNNNNNNNNNNNNNNNNNNNNNNNNNNNNNNNNNNNNNNNNNNNNNNNNNNNNNNNNNNNNNNNNNNNNNNNNNNNNNNNNNNNNNNNNNNNNNNNNNNNNNNNNNNNNNNNNNNNNNNNNNNNNNNNNNNNNNNNNNNNNNNNNNNNNNNNNNNNNNNNNNNNNNNNNNNNNNNNNNNNNNNNNNNNNNNNNNNNNNNNNNNNNNNNNNNNNNNNNNNNNNNNNNNNNNNNNNNNNNNNNNNNNNNNNNNNNNNNNNNNNNNNNNNNNNNNNNNNNNNNNNNNNNNNNNNNNNNNNNNNNNNNNNNNNNNNNNNNNNNNNNNNNNNNNNNNNNNNNNNNNNNNTGTTCCTAACCCGGGGGTACTTGATATAACAAACCTGTAACATTTAAAAAATTATTTAATTTGTAAATAAGTGTTATTAATACACATGATGATGAATCATTATGAATAATTTATATATGTATATTTAATTACCTGATCGGCATGAGAAGCAAGAATGAAAGGATTATAATATTGCAACTTTCGCCTCGAATGTACTGATGTAACACCAAATGCATCTGTTCTCACACCTCGATCTGGAGTGTTGTCGTACCAATCCCAATAGAAAACAGTACAGCTCAATCCAACCATGCCCGGATACTTGATTTTCATAATCTCCTGTATGGTTCCGTAGTATACATCATCTCCGGATGCAGTACAAACGCCAGCATCATAAGTCGTACTCAAACGTCTCCTCTTTTGAGTTGTGAATGCATATCCTCGAGTACAAAATCTCGGATATGACTTCACAACATACTCTGCTCCACGCACCATCTCGCGTATCCAATCGTCAAATGTTTCACCGCTGGTCATATCAGCAGACACCTATTAATAGCACTTATATATGTTATATCAATATATGTGAATTAGTATAAATATGTGATAAATAATATTTTAATTTGTTTAAAGTACTCACATAAGTAAGCATCCATCGAGAAAATTCTCTCTGCTTCAGTTCTTTAAGATTCTCCTCTGTGGCGTATCTATATTCAAACCGCTTTTCTGCCATGAAAATCCTGTACATATGCTGACAATAATATAATTAATTAAGATTGAAATTTTAACTTGTTAAAATAAAAATTTGTAAACTAATTTATTTACCTCTCATATTGAAGAACATCTTCGCAGTTGGTGAGCAAATATGTTTGCAAATGACTGCGCTCCTGCTCAGTAAGTCGACGGTCCTTTGGTTTTCCGCTAAGTCGTCCAACATCTGTGAAGATGTCTGGAACCGTAACATGATATGTTTCCCGTTCACCTCTATCATCATGCCGAACAGGTCTTCTGTTTTTGGTCTGTACTTCTGCTGGAAAGTAGAGCTCGGCAAAGTTTGAAGTATCTTAATTTATCATCTGTGCGATTATAGAACCTTCCACCCTACTATAATTTTTACCATCTTCTTCAAATGGTACATATACCGCTCATACAAATACATCCATCTATACTGCACAGGACCACCAAGTTTCAATTCTCTTGCCAGGTGAATAACAAGATGCTCCATAACATCAAAAAATGAGGGAGGAAATATCTTCTCAAGGTTGCACTGAATCACGGCTATGTTAGTCTTCAAATTTTCAATACCTTCAAGAGTCACTGATCTCGTGCATAAATCGCGGAAGAAACCACTTATCCCTGCAATTGCTTCATGAACATTTCGTGCTAATAGTTCCTTGAAGGCGAACGGAAGGAGGCGCTGCATCATTACATGGAAATCGTGGCTTTTCAAGCCAGTAAACTTTCCTTCCTTTCTGTCGATACAGTTACGCAAATTTGATGCGTAACCGTCTGGAAATTCCACATCGTTTGAAATCCAATCAAAGAACGCATCTTTTCCCGCTGCATCAAGTCGGTATATGGGAAAAGGAGCCCTACCATTCTCATCAACATGAAGTTCTGAACGAGCACATATATCGACTAAATCCAGTCTTGACTTCAAATTATCCTTTGTTTTACCTTGAACATTAAGGATCGTGTTCATGAGATTGTCAAAAAAGTTCTTCTCAATATGCATGACATCTAAATTATGCCTTAGCAGATGATCCTCCCAGTATGGCAGATCCCAGAAAATACTTTTTTTGTGCCAGTTATGTAGTTCTCCAACAGCATCTACCGGAAAACGCTCATGTCCACCGACGTCTGGCGTCCTTTCTGCACCAAAATCTCTTAGTTGTATCTTCAAATCTTTCCCACAAATTTCCGGAGGTGGACTGTCAAACACCCTCTTGTTCTTCGTAAACAAATTCCTACTCCTACGATATGGATGATCAGGTGGTAGGAATCTCCTGTGACAGTCAAACCAACACGTTTTCCTTCCGTGCTTTAGTTGGAAAGCATCAGTGTTATCTTGAAAATATGGACATGATAGCCTTCCATGCGTTGTCCATCCAGACAACATACCATATGCTGGAAAATCACTTATTGTCCACATTAGTACTGCCAGCATTTGAAAGTTTTCTTTACACGAAACATCGTATGTTTCAGCACCTTGAGCCCATAGTTGTTGCAACTCATATATTAGTGGCTGAAGAAACACATCAAGTGATCTCTTAGGATGCTCTGGTCCGGGAACGAGAATCGAGAGAAACAAAAACTCTCGTCGCAAGCACAAGTTTGGAGGGAGGTTGTATGGTGTAAGAATGACGGGCCATAGAGAATACTGTCTTCCACTCTTGCCAAACGGACTGAAACCATCAGTACATAATCCAAGGTAGACATTTCTTCTCTCATACGCAAAGTCGGGATACTTTGATTGGAAATGCTTCCACGCTTTTGCATCTGAAGGATGTCTGATCTCACCATCTGTTGAGTGCTCCGCATGCCATCTCATTGGTTGCGCTGTGCGTTCAGACAGATACAACCTCTGCAACCTTTCCGTCAAAGGAAAATACCACATCCTTTTATATGGCACTGGAACTCTTCCAATTGTATCTTTATAACGAGGCTTTCCACAAAATTTGCATGTAACACGTTGTTCATCCGCCCTCTAATAAATCATGCAGTTGTCGCTGCATACATCTATTACCTGATACGATAAACCAAGACCAGCTACGAGTTTCTAAACCTCGTAGTATGAACCAGGAGCTACATTATCCTCGGGTAAAATACCTTTTACAAAATCAGCAATCGCATCCACACAGTCTTCAGCCAAATTATAATCTGTTTTAATGCCCATCAATCTTGTAGCAGATGATAAAGCTGAATGACCATCTCTGCAACC
Proteins encoded:
- the LOC106308985 gene encoding 2-oxoisovalerate dehydrogenase subunit alpha 1, mitochondrial-like; its protein translation is MAIWFARSRNIVFSLRHNLNLPGILIKRDYSPRPAFTNSQLSSKSSVFLDSFTSLRHESTAVEKQLDLVQRSDEENPDQELDFPGGKLGSTSKMKFIPESSPLRVPCYRVLDEDGRIIPDSDYIPVSEKLAVRMYEHMATLQVMDHIFYEAQRQGRISFFITTVGEEAINIASAAALSPDDVVLPQYREPGVLLWRGFTLQEFANQCFGNKADHGKGRQMPVHYGSNRHNHFTVSSPIATQLPQAAGVGYSLKMEKKNACAVTFIGDGGTSEGDFHAGLNFAAVMEAPVVFICRNNGWAISTHIEKPIVMDLDSDDDYVNDVLWGQVNDCMMDTEQAGYFNRVRMIIVSTSKPGEEIKVKRKDEEYKIYSSKG